One window of the Pelmatolapia mariae isolate MD_Pm_ZW linkage group LG15, Pm_UMD_F_2, whole genome shotgun sequence genome contains the following:
- the LOC134643473 gene encoding uncharacterized protein LOC134643473 — MAELSVNLLGLRLVFSSVGLMGNTILIASIIKINFFHIKSFEIFLFGLAAANLWEIVIINIYDIIILQTSSTATGTWSCYLLEFITVIGEINSIFFTVLICIFRYQKLRDVNTRVNFPLFLDNIRSAWMVSGISVMLSVLLSVPMFVIDQESKAENVTRNSSMCPPDFFHCTQNHCPVFNRIYKYLFIVSCHLLPLIIVTVTSCLILTVLLSQRKTVTPAVNETGSSQFSRKSKDTKIQWSTIAVLGAMGLFQVDWTIYLIFQLAFNPYEFLFWSEVQFFIIISYTSISPYMYMIGHNMIPLHSCKKG, encoded by the coding sequence ATGGCTGAGCTTTCTGTCAACCTCCTGGGCTTGAGACTGGTGTTTTCTTCCGTAGGTCTTATGGGTAACACAATTCTCATCGCTTCCATCATTAAGATTAATTTCTTTCACATTAAATCTTTTGAGATATTTCTCTTCGGACTCGCTGCAGCCAACTTGTGGGAGATTGTCATCATAAATATCTATGACATAATCATCCTTCAGACTTCCTCCACCGCCACGGGCACTTGGTCGTGTTATTTACTGGAGTTCATAACTGTTATTGGTGAAATTAACAGCATCTTCTTCACTGTCCTCATCTGTATCTTTCGCTACCAGAAGCTGAGAGATGTAAACACGAGGGTCAACTTCCCACTCTTCCTGGATAATATCAGATCAGCCTGGATGGTGAGCGGCATTTCTGTGATGCTCTCCGTGCTGCTCAGTGTTCCGATGTTTGTCATCGACCAGGAGAGCAAAGCGGAAAACGTCACAAGAAACAGCAGCATGTGCCCTCCAGACTTCTTTCACTGCACTCAAAATCATTGTCCAGTGTTCAACCGCATATACAAATACCTGTTCATCGTCTCGTGTCACCTGCTGCCTCTGATTATCGTCACAGTCACCAGCTGCCTCATCCTCACAGTGCTGCTGAGCCAAAGGAAGACAGTGACACCAGCGGTTAACGAGACTGGGTCAAGTCAGTTCAGCAGGAAGAGTAAAGATACAAAGATCCAGTGGAGCACGATAGCTGTACTGGGAGCCATGGGATTGTTCCAGGTTGACTGGACTATCTATCTGATTTTTCAGTTGGCTTTTAACCCATATGAATTCCTTTTCTGGTCTGAAGTTCAGTTCTTCATCATAATATCTTATACATCCATCTCTCCATACATGTACATGATAGGGCATAACATGATCCCTCTCCACAGCTGTAAAAAAGGATAA